The stretch of DNA GCTCGTGACCGATGCGCCCTGGTTAGGTATTGCGCCATTCGCCCAGCACGCGCAGAAGATGTGGCCGTTTTCCCGCTACGAACTGCTGCTGGAACAGCTTTACGCCCGTGGCCCGCTTCAGGTATTTCTGTTTGGGGGTGGTGACGCTGAAATCAGGCAGCTCGACAGCCTGCGACAACGCTTTCCACAGGCCGTTCTGGTGGCCGGGCAGCTTTCGTTATCGGCAGAATTACAGTTGATTGCGCGACTTGATGCCATGCTCTGCATGGATTCGGGCAATATGCACTTAGCCGCGCTGAGTGGCGTACCGGTGGTATCGATCTGGGGCAGTACGCACCCCGACGCCGGTTTCGGACCGTGGGGGCAATCTGATGAGGCAATTGTTCAAATCCCGACCGACGTGCTGACCTGCCGCCCCTGTTCTGTGTTTGGCAATAAACCCTGCTGGCGGGGCGATCTGGCCTGTCTAAACAACATTACGGTAGCGGCTGTAGCCGGGCGCATTCTGGAGCGACTTAATCCAGATTCTCTTTCTGCTGACGCGACTGCTGCTCCTCAAATTTGAACGGCAGTTCGTTCATGCAGCGAAAATGTCCTTTTGGACACTTCCCCGACCCCGTCAGCGAACACGGACGACACGACAAGCCTGATTTTTCGAGCCGCAGGTAGGACGTTTTGTAGGGCGTTTCCCCAAAATTGGGCGTTGTGCTGCCCCAGATCGAAAATACTTTCTTGCGAAAGGCTGCCGCAATTTGCATCAACCCCGTATCGTGGCTGAATACCACCCACGCGCCCTGAATAATAGATGCCGACTGATTCAGATTAAACAAGCCGCAAGCGTTGT from Spirosoma montaniterrae encodes:
- a CDS encoding glycosyltransferase family 9 protein produces the protein MNILLLRFSAMGDVALLAPVVQALTARYPDAQVTVLTRAKFAPFFSGIPNVRVVGADFAGQHNGLAGLVRLFGELRQLATFDIVADAHQNLRSAVLKNLFRLSGVRVVTIDKGRAEKKALTRKANKVRSHLPHTVERYARLFDAADLAVKPAPTFRFANLDPSAKADLSAFLDRQTLVTDAPWLGIAPFAQHAQKMWPFSRYELLLEQLYARGPLQVFLFGGGDAEIRQLDSLRQRFPQAVLVAGQLSLSAELQLIARLDAMLCMDSGNMHLAALSGVPVVSIWGSTHPDAGFGPWGQSDEAIVQIPTDVLTCRPCSVFGNKPCWRGDLACLNNITVAAVAGRILERLNPDSLSADATAAPQI